The Streptomyces noursei ATCC 11455 sequence TACAGCTACAGCACCAAGGTGTCGTACGAGCCCGGGCAGAATCCGCGGACCTATCAGCGCGCGCCCAGGGGCTTCGTGCCCGTGTTCACCGAGAACGTCTCCCGGCACGGTTCCCGGGCCGCCGGCGACAGCGACGACGGCGACCTCCTCCTCACGTTGTGGGACCGCGCTCGCGAGGAGGGCCAGCTCACGCGCCTCGGCAAGGACTTCGGGCCGGACGTGCGCGCCCTGCTCGCCGCCATGGGCAAGGTGGGATACGGCAATCTCAGCGGCCGCGGCAAGCAGGAACTCCACGACACGGCCGTGCGGATGGCGCAACGGCTGCCGCAACTGCTCGACACGATCGTCAAGAACGGCGAGTCGATCGATGTCGTCAGCTCCGGGCAAGGACGCGCCGTCGACAGCGGAAGCGTCTTCACCGACGCGCTCACCCAGGCCGATCCGGCACTGAAGCCGCTGGTCGGGCCCGCCCGTACGGACAAGGACCTGCTCTACTTCCACAAGTCGGCCGGCGGCGCCGCCTACCGGAAGTGGCTCGCCGACGACCAGCGCCTGGCGAGCACCCTCAAGGACCTCACCGACCGGCCCGCCACCCGCGCCGCCGCCCGCCGCGTACTGGAGAAGATCTTCAAGCCGGCCTTCGTGCAGCGCGTCGTGGACGGGGAGTTCCCCTCCGTCGGCGACGACGTCACCGCCGCGAAGGCCGTCTACAACCTCTACGGCATCGCCCCGGCGATGCGCGCGGAGAGCCCGAACGGCCGCGGCTGGCACCTGGACCGGTACCTCGCGCCACGCGACGCCGAGTGGTTCGGGTACCTGAACGACGCCGAGGAGTTCTACGAGAAGGGCCCCAGCTTCGCCGACAGCGACATCACCTACAAGATGGCCGATGTCCTACTCGACGACTTCTTCAAGCAGGTCGAGGCCAAGCGGGACGGCACCGGCAAACTGGGCGCCGAACTGCGCTTCACCCATGCCGAGGAAATCATCCCGCTCGCCGCGCTGATGGGCCTTCCCGGCAGCACCGTGCCTGCCGCGCCCCGGGAGCCCTACACCTACGCCGACAACCCCTGGCGCGGCGCGTCCGTGGCTCCCATGGCCACGAACATCCAGTGGGACGTGTTCCGCAAGGGCGGCACCTACCTCGTGCGCATGCTCTACAACGAGAAGGAGACCTCCTTCAAGGCGGGCTGCCGGCCCATCGCCAAGGACAGCTTCTTCTACGACGTGCAGGAGTTGGAGCGCTGCTTCGGCCGAACGGCCACCTGAACCGTCAGCTGACCGGACTGGGCAATCGTCGGGCGGTTCCGGGACGGAGCCGGAGCCGGCGGTCGGGAAAAGCGATTGACGCCGGTCGGCGTCCGGCGATCGGATGGCGCACCATGAGTACAGGGCAGAGACGTCCGGGCGAGCGGGCGGAGACACGTCCGGACGGGCATCCGGACAGGCAACCCGCCATGCATGCGGGCATGCACCCCGTCGACGAAGACCTCGTGCGGCGGCTGATTGACCGTCAGTTCCCGCGGTGGGCGGGGCTGTCGGTGGTGCGGATCCGGTCCGGCGGCACGGTCAATGCCATGTACCGGCTAGGCGACGACATGGTCGTGCGGCTGCCGTTCGTGGAGGGCGGGGCGAAGGACGTCGCCCTGGAGCAGGAGTGGCTGCCGCGGCTCGCGGCCGGGCTGCCCTGGGCCGTCCCCGAGGTGCTCGGGGCCGGGCGGCCCGCCGAGGGGTATCCGTGGCGGTGGTCGGTGTTGCGGTGGTTGGCGGGGGAGAATCCCCGGGCCGGGGCGTTGAGCGAGCCCGTGGGGTTGGCCGAGGATCTGGCCGGGTTCGTGGCGGCGATGCGGAGCCTCACCCTGCCCGGGGCTCCGGCCGCGCACCGCGGAGGGGCGATCGCCTCTCTGGACGCGGCGACCCGGAAGGCGATCGACGCGCTG is a genomic window containing:
- a CDS encoding aminoglycoside phosphotransferase family protein, translating into MHAGMHPVDEDLVRRLIDRQFPRWAGLSVVRIRSGGTVNAMYRLGDDMVVRLPFVEGGAKDVALEQEWLPRLAAGLPWAVPEVLGAGRPAEGYPWRWSVLRWLAGENPRAGALSEPVGLAEDLAGFVAAMRSLTLPGAPAAHRGGAIASLDAATRKAIDALRGLPQEAIDCDAVAAVWEDALRAPEWAGPPVWLHADLMPGNLLVDGGRLTSVIDFGCLGVGDPACDLFPAWNLLPAHAREVFRARLAVDDATWRRGRARTLSQALIALPYYRDTNPAMAHNARHVIREVLAES
- a CDS encoding histidine-type phosphatase, giving the protein MRRIAPAVLVASWTLLVGSVPAHAAPTADAHTRLPHDNNPGRSYSYSYSTKVSYEPGQNPRTYQRAPRGFVPVFTENVSRHGSRAAGDSDDGDLLLTLWDRAREEGQLTRLGKDFGPDVRALLAAMGKVGYGNLSGRGKQELHDTAVRMAQRLPQLLDTIVKNGESIDVVSSGQGRAVDSGSVFTDALTQADPALKPLVGPARTDKDLLYFHKSAGGAAYRKWLADDQRLASTLKDLTDRPATRAAARRVLEKIFKPAFVQRVVDGEFPSVGDDVTAAKAVYNLYGIAPAMRAESPNGRGWHLDRYLAPRDAEWFGYLNDAEEFYEKGPSFADSDITYKMADVLLDDFFKQVEAKRDGTGKLGAELRFTHAEEIIPLAALMGLPGSTVPAAPREPYTYADNPWRGASVAPMATNIQWDVFRKGGTYLVRMLYNEKETSFKAGCRPIAKDSFFYDVQELERCFGRTAT